A region of Oceanicoccus sp. KOV_DT_Chl DNA encodes the following proteins:
- the folB gene encoding dihydroneopterin aldolase, which translates to MDTVFIQELTIETVIGIYDWEREIKQTVCLDLEMAHDIRRAAETDDIVYTLNYKAVSDRLIEFISSSEFLLIETMAEQCADIILSEFNVPWLRLRLSKPGAVRKARAVGVIIERGEKR; encoded by the coding sequence ATGGATACCGTTTTTATTCAGGAATTAACCATTGAAACCGTTATCGGTATTTATGATTGGGAAAGAGAGATCAAGCAGACGGTTTGTTTGGATTTGGAAATGGCCCATGATATTCGTCGAGCGGCCGAAACCGATGACATCGTTTATACCTTAAATTATAAAGCGGTCTCTGATCGTTTGATTGAATTTATTAGTAGCAGCGAATTTCTGTTAATTGAAACCATGGCCGAACAGTGCGCTGATATTATATTAAGTGAATTTAACGTGCCCTGGTTGCGCCTGCGCTTAAGCAAGCCGGGTGCGGTACGTAAAGCCAGGGCGGTGGGCGTTATTATTGAGCGTGGTGAAAAACGTTGA
- the folK gene encoding 2-amino-4-hydroxy-6-hydroxymethyldihydropteridine diphosphokinase encodes MAQVFVGVGSSIDRYRHITASLEALEQHFGVLRLSPVYESEAVGFVGENFLNLVVSFYSQLSVAELSTLLRQIEYDNGHRRGGTKFSPRSLDIDILCVDDLVGTIDGIELPRGEITENAFVLRPLFDIAPQQVHPLTAKTYTDLWRAYDQCSQKLWRVDFEWRGKNISSAN; translated from the coding sequence ATGGCGCAGGTTTTTGTTGGGGTGGGTAGCAGTATCGATCGCTATCGTCACATCACTGCCTCCCTCGAAGCGCTGGAGCAACACTTTGGAGTATTGCGTTTATCACCGGTTTATGAAAGTGAGGCCGTGGGTTTTGTCGGCGAAAACTTTTTAAATCTGGTGGTAAGTTTTTACTCTCAGCTGAGTGTCGCAGAACTATCCACTTTACTGCGGCAAATTGAATACGATAATGGTCACCGCCGTGGTGGCACGAAGTTTAGTCCGCGCAGTCTGGATATAGATATTCTATGTGTTGATGATCTCGTTGGAACCATCGACGGCATTGAGCTGCCCCGTGGCGAGATAACTGAAAATGCATTTGTCTTGCGTCCGCTATTTGATATAGCCCCACAGCAGGTGCATCCATTAACCGCTAAAACCTACACCGATTTATGGCGGGCTTATGATCAGTGCAGTCAAAAATTATGGCGGGTTGATTTTGAGTGGCGTGGTAAAAATATTTCCAGCGCAAACTGA
- a CDS encoding pteridine reductase: MNETTAQKVALVTGGAQRIGAEICRSLHQQGFNIIVHYRHSKSEADKITTALNQKRAQSAVSIQADLTVTSDALRLAQQAMQQWGQVDVLINNASSFYPTVLGSAQETDWDELINSNIKGPFFLTQALIEPLKQRRGCVINLVDIHSEKPLRDYSIYSIAKAGVAMMTKTLAKELAPDVRVNGVSPGAILWPEQTISDQSKRSIINKIPMQKIGEAADIARTVEFLVVDAPYINGEIITVDGGRSLNM; this comes from the coding sequence ATGAATGAAACTACTGCTCAAAAAGTTGCGCTAGTCACTGGCGGCGCACAACGTATAGGTGCAGAAATTTGCCGCAGCTTGCATCAACAGGGATTTAACATCATCGTCCACTACCGCCATTCAAAATCCGAAGCCGACAAAATCACTACTGCGCTAAATCAGAAAAGAGCGCAGTCTGCCGTTTCTATACAAGCCGACTTAACCGTTACTAGTGACGCATTACGCTTGGCACAACAAGCCATGCAGCAATGGGGACAAGTGGACGTTCTGATTAACAATGCCTCCAGTTTTTACCCAACCGTACTCGGCTCAGCACAAGAGACTGATTGGGACGAGTTGATCAACAGCAATATCAAAGGCCCGTTTTTTTTAACCCAGGCATTGATCGAACCATTAAAACAACGACGGGGTTGCGTTATTAATTTGGTCGACATCCACAGTGAAAAGCCACTGCGCGACTATAGTATTTACAGTATTGCCAAAGCAGGTGTGGCGATGATGACCAAAACACTGGCCAAAGAACTGGCACCTGACGTGCGCGTGAATGGCGTGTCTCCGGGCGCCATTTTATGGCCGGAGCAAACCATAAGCGATCAGAGCAAGCGTTCAATTATTAATAAAATCCCCATGCAGAAAATTGGCGAAGCCGCCGACATTGCCCGCACAGTGGAATTTTTGGTGGTGGATGCGCCCTATATCAATGGCGAAATTATTACCGTCGATGGCGGCCGCAGTTTGAATATGTAA